CCTCGCCCACGCCGGTACGGTGGGCCGAACGGACGCGATCGACAAGCTCATCTGGGAGATCATCGATGCGATCGGGATCCGAAAGCGCGAATCGACCCCAGTGGGTGCGTGCGGGGTGGTCTTGGGGCATGAACAGCGCGTCGTTGATCCAGAAATCCGCGTCCACGTGCGGGCCGTCCATCTCGTTGAACCCCATTCCGACGAGTACACGCTTGACGCGGTTTGCGATCCGGCGTAGTACATGCGTTCGACCGCCGTGTATCGTCTCGGTGTCGGCCTCGACGTTGTACTCCGCAAAGTCGACATCCTGCCACTCCCCGCTCGCAAGCAGTTCCGGCGTGAGCTGGCCGACGGTGTCAGCCACCTCAATCCCCTCCATGAGCGCGGTCACCCCGTCGTCGGTGAGCGTGACCGATCTGGTGGTGGTTTCCTCGCGCACGAGCAGCTCTCGGCGTTCTAATGCTGCCAGTACGTCCGTCGAGATCCCGACGTCCGAATCCGAATCGATCGCCGATAACGCGGCGGCTTCGGCGTCCGAATCAGGGTCCTGATCGGGATCGACCGAAACGGAGCCGTTCTCGATCTCGCCGTATCCCTTGCGGGCGAAGTTCGACAGCGCGATCTCTACCGCCGAGCCGTCGAGATCCGCTGGATCAAGCAGTTCACCGATCGAAGTCGGCGTTTCTTCGGCACCGTGTTCGATGGCAGCCCGATAGAGCCGAACCTCGGGCAGTTTGTACTCGGCATACTGTTCGCCTTCCTCGGTCAGAGTGACGGATTCGGTCGTCTCCTCGGTCACATCGAGCAGACCCGCGTCAGCGAGTTCGAACGCTGCGCGAGTGATAGCCGTCTCGTTTTCGTCCGTTTCGACCGCGATCGCGGAGATCGACCGCGGTTCGGTCGCGCTCGCCGTTTCGAGTACGGCGACTTGGGTTCGTGGGAGTTTCATGCGTTGTAGTGTCGTAGTCAGTGATTCGAAATCGGAATTGGTTTCGACCGCAATCCGCACAAGGCGTCGGTTTCGAGGTGTGTCGCATTTCCGCTCGACACCGCTCCACCGTCGCCTACGCGGAAAAAAAGCGACCCCCGAATCCAACGCGCGCTCGCCACCCGATAGCGGGATTCACTGGCAGGGGGTTCGATGCCATACGCGCCCTTGAACCACGAATACTGAAAAACGTTCTGGGTCGAAGCGACGGAACGCTCATACGGAGTACGAGTGAAATCTATCCATCATCAGAGAGCCATGTTTCAGGCATTTGGATGATGTAATGGCCGTTCTCCTGGAGGGCAATGATGTATTCCTCGCGGTCGTACAGTTCCATCAAGTTGAGTTCGTACTGTCCCGGTTCGAGGATTTTGATCGACTCGAACTGATCGTTGAGTTCCGCCCGAAGTTCCGCGAGATCTGGCTGTTCGCCGGTCGGCTCTCGAACGACACGACCGTTACTTGGTGGGGGATCAGAAGCGGGAGCCGATCGAGATGACTCTGATGAAGGGGTATCGGGTGTGTGAGGGGGAAGACTGTCGGAGGAAACGAACTCGGATCGAGCGGTCGCTTGGGCAGAATCCTCCGGTCCATCGGAAGGGTCCGGCTCGGTAGAATCGAGTACATCGGCGTCTCGCCCCTCGTCAGTACGCTCGGAGCGTACCTCGTCGGCCACCGGTGGATCCGACGAACCACTCGACATCAATCCACGGACGATCGAAGTCGCGCGACCGACACGCGTGCCGACAGCCCCTTCAGGCGGGTCCGGCGGCTCCTCGGCCACCGGAGCGTCCCCATCATCCACGTCGTCTGGTCGGAACTGAAACGTCGTTCCCCCACACTCTGGACAGCCCGAAAGCATCTCCTTCGAGCCATCCCCAAACACACAGCCGCAGTTAGTACACTGGTGTGGCATTAGCGCTCGATTCGTTACTGTGTTACAAGGGCCTGGATCAAGTTTTCATCCTTGTGGAGCGTCTCGATACGGTTGGCCGGGCCAATAACGGTCAGTTTGTTCGGTGGATCACGACCAAAGAGCCGGCTGAAAAATCCAGGATTCGATTCTTGTTGTGGATAACTCTCGATTTCGATGCCGGTGAATTCATCGGGACTGATCTCGTTCATCGTCACCTCAATGAGCTTGGATTCCTCGTCAGGCGAGAGCCCCTCTTCGAGAATAACAATGTTCCCCTCGCGGACGCCATCGAGAATGAGGCGGATCTTTTCCATGCTACGGAGACTTTGCATCCGCTCACGGCTAACGAGGTCGATCTGCACACCGTCTTCCGTCGTTATGTCAACCATCTGATTCACCCGAAATGGTCCGCGATTTTGTCGTAGACTTCTTCCATATTGTCCCCTTCGAGAGCGGATAGAGGTACCACCTCGTGCTGTGGGAACGCGTTGACGATGCGCTGGACGCTCGCGTCGTCCAGATCGATCTTGTTGGCGAAGATCAACACCGGTAGATCTCGGCTCTCGATAATCCCGACGAGCATCGTATTGACCTGTGTGAACGGGTCCGTCGTGCTGTCGAGCACGTAGACGACGCCGTCAACGTCCTCTCGAAGCCAGTGCATGGCTTCTGCAACGCCTTCGGTTGCCTCTCGAGACCGGCGTACGGCGTCCTCTTTGGTCATATCGTGTTCGAGGAATTCGTTGTAATCGACCTTCGTGGTCACCCCCGGTGTGTCGACGATATCGATGGTAACAGCCGATCCATTGCGTTCGATCTCGACGTTCTCCTTTCGGCGGGCTCGACGGGTTTCGTGAGGAACGTGGCTTTCGGGACCGACCGCGTCGCCCGTCCAATCCCGCGCAACGCGGTTCGCAAGCGTCGTGTTGTGAACGACAAGTCCATCAGACGTCGTGAACGTATGGTGTTCGGGAACGGTAAGATCGTAAATGGCACCGTCGTACTCCACCGTGTCGATCGAAACGACCGGCTCCCACACGATGTTCTCGCCGTGAGAGGTATCGACCGTCGACGAAACGGCCGTGTGTACACCACCGTCAGTCATAAACCGACTGCTAGTATCGGTTCCCCCACTGGACGACCAGCGATCGGAAGTGGTGAGGGGAGAGACAGTAGGGAAACGAGCGATGGGGGTTCCTACCGAAAGGGCTTGTGCCTGCTGTTGGGTCACGTCGCCGTCCGATCGGACGATAAACGGATGTTCGGGGCTAACGACGACTGAACTTCCCGAACTAGTCCGGACGCGGTACATCTCACCTCGATATCGCTGACGAAACACGTGCGAGACGGTCGCCGGAACGATCGACAGCTCCCCGGTCAGCGCCGGTACACGGATCCCTGCTTCCGAACATTCGATCCATCGCTCGTGCGGTAAATCACTCACGTCAGGCGCGTCCGGACACGCCGTCCGCGCAGACGAGTAGATATCGTCGATCGATCGACGGGTACCGTCCCAAAGCAGTACCTCTTCGTCTGCCGCAAGACATTTTCCAGCGTTTGGCGGCCCGTAAATACCTATCCGCTTCGGTTCACTTCCCGAGAACAGCTTTGAAATGCTGTCTTTGATGCTCGCTATCAGACCCATCCTAACGCGCTCCTCCCACGGCCGTCGGCCGCGTATACCCGCAACTCTCCATCCGATGTACTTAAGCGTGCGTCAGACAACCATATCTTTGTTTTGGTATTATTTTTGCAACATCTCATAGTAGTATATTTTGGTTGGAGAGAACGCTATTAACTTGAGAGATGAAGTTGTCTTGACAAGTCGGGATCGACAGTATTGTTTGAGGTCACGGTTTGTTTTCTAATAGATACTCGATCGTTAAATGGTCGGGGGTCCCACTAACCCCCCCCACCCCTTCGTTTCAACTGGAACGCCTAGAAGGGTGGGTACCCTCTAGAAATAACGAATTTATAATGTCATCAAAAAATTAATTACTGTAGTTGGTACTGTATAACACAAAGAACTAGAACTAGATAGCGGAACTAGCAAACAAACTACCTAGAAACAAGCTAGTAACAGTAAAAACAGAATAAGTAGTTTCTTTTCTTATCCTACGGATGCATTTCTCAGGCCTTCCTATTAAAACTTCCGCTATACTAGTACTCGCTCCACGGTTCTCATTTCCGCCCTAGGCCTTGTACGGGTTCCAGTTGAAACGAAGGGGTGGGGGGGTTTGACGTGATATTCCGACACGATGTTCCGTAATATCCCAACGTCACATCGTAGTATCCCAACGTCATATTCTCGTACGTCATGTTCTAGCTCACATCCTCCACCGTGATCATCCATCAATCAGCGTGATCATCAGGCACCCCAGAGACTAGATCACCTACAGCTATATCTGGCTATATCACCTACAACTCATTATACCTAGGATAGCTCCGACAGAAATCGATTTACCTTATGTATCCAATGTACCTTATATCACTGCCGAACCCTATCGAATCTCTAGGGGAAAATCAATATCATCGTCTGTAAACCTGACCGTCTTTACAACTAGTAGTAGATAGAGTGAGATAATAGGAATACAGCGCGCACTGCATCTAGAAATACGACAATAGATAACATGAAACGTTACGATTACCACAGCATGTTACACTACCTCATCCGTCCGAACCGCAACGTTTAATGGGAATCTCACCCTCGTGTTCCCCTGCATCAGGTGGACACGAGGGGCAGCCTCCCCCCCTCGATAAACAGCGTTAGACACTCGAAATCGATTATTATAACGAATGCGCGGATCGGTTCCACTTGAAATGGAGGGGTGAACGAAGGAATGCCAGACACAAGCAGGGACGGAGATTCGGACACCATATTCGACGAGGAGCCAGTCGACACCGACGGTCAAAACGCGTTGTTCGATGGACTCCCCGGGGATGAGGAGGCTTCTCGGGGACTGTTCGATGATCTTCTCAATAGCGAGCCGATTTTCGAGAACAAAGAGGTTCTACGGCCGTCGTACACCCCACGCCGTCTTCCACACCGCGAAGAGCAGATCAACAACATGGCCACGATCCTCGTGACGGCACTTCGTGGCGACACGCCATCGAACATCCTCATTTACGGAAAAACTGGAACCGGAAAAACCGCTTCAGCGAAGTTCGTCAGCGAAGAACTCGAAAGCACTTCCGAGAAGTATGAAGTTCCGTGTGAGGTGCAGTACATCAACTGCGAGGTCACAGACACTCAATATCGCGTCCTCGCTCAGCTCGCAAACACGTTCATCGACCAGAACGAGCAGTACATCGATCAGCAACTGTCCGAGCTGAACGATCTCAAAGCACGCGCAAACGAGTCCGTCTCCGTACTTTCGGAGACGGAGTTCGACTCGATCACGGCGATCGACGACCGAATCGAGACGTTGACGGACGACCGCGAACAGTTCGAATCCGTTCCGATGACGGGATGGCCGACCGATCGGGTGTACTCCACCTTTTTCGAGGCCGTCGAATACGCCGAGCGCGTGGTAGTTATCATGCTTGACGAGATCGACAAACTCGTCGAGAAGAGCGGTGACGACACGCTGTACAACCTCTCACGGATGAACTCCGAGCTCGAAAATTCGCGCGTCTCCATCATCGGTATTTCGAACGATCTGAAGTTCACGGACTTCCTCGATCCACGCGTCAAATCGAGCCTCGGTGAAGAGGAGATCGTCTTTCCACCCTACGACGCAACACAGCTCAAAGACATCCTCCAACACCGATCGGAGGTAGCGTTCAAATCGGGAGCACTCTCCGACGACGTAATCCCGCTGTGTGCGGCGTTTGCAGCCCAAGAACACGGTGATGCTCGTCGGGCGCTGGATCTCCTTCGGACCGCGGGAGAGCTTGCAGAACGCGATCGAACGGATTTCATCGAGGAAGAACACGTCCGTCAAGCCCAAGAGAAGATCGAACTCGACCGCGTAGTCGAAGTCGTCAGAACGCTCCCGACACAATCAAAACTCGTTCTATACGCCATTATTCTCCTCGAACGCCACGGTGTTCGCAACATCAACACCGGCGAGGTGTTCAACATTTACAAACAACTCTGCACCGAAATCGGTGTGGACGTGTTGACACAGCGTCGTGTAACCGATCTCATCAGCGAGCTAGACATGCTCGGGATCGTGAACGCTGTCGTGGTCAGCAAAGGACGGTACGGACGAACCAAAGAGATGAGTCTCTCCGTCCCTCTTGAGGACACCGAAACGATCCTGTTGAGCGACTCTCGGCTCGCAGACGTAGAAGAAGCACAACCGTTCGTCCAAGCTAGATTCGACGAGTAACGTTCCACACGGTTGCGTAAGCCGTTTCCTCGGACTGTGAAAATATCACCCTGTTTTCACTGGGGCGTAGACTACGATCGAGCGTGGTCCATCACGATCGCTCCACCCAGCATCCCCGTACCGAGGAGTCCTCCATACATTCCGGCTGCGCTGGCTACGTGCCCGCTGATCATCCCCATCAGCAACCGAATAGAGCCGAGGTACGGGATGCGGAATACGGCCGTTCCGATGATCCACGTGGGTTTGACAGGCTCACTCAGTCCCACGACTTGATCGTACTGACCATTTTTCTCTTTGTTGTCACCTTTCGTGATGAATCCACTGTGTTCCGCTGGGCAGTTGGATAGCTCCTCACAGTTTTCTGCGTTCCCGATGTGGTCTGGGTTTGCCTTGTCGTACCAGTTTTCACCCTCTTCCACCCAGAACCGTGCCCGGTGAATGATCGGTGTTTGTCGTTCTGACCCGTCCGGCTTGTATATAATCACGTCCCCGTACGTACCGAACTTCTTATGATCCGTCTGTTGTGCTTGCTGATAGGGAATGACCCCGGTGCTCTTCCCGTTGTGATTGATGGCCGCTTCTCCCGAAAAGCGGTGTTCATCCATGACGAACACGAGATCACCCTTCTGAATATGAGGCTCCATACTAGGACTTTCGATCGCCACCATTGGCGGCCAAACCCCACTTATTCCAAACAGTAGTCCCCCGACGAGAAGTACTATCAGTATAGATCCTGCGACCTCCCTGAGGAAGGCGATGAGTCCGTTCTCCGTCGTCCACAACCACTTGAGCCATCCAACCGGCCCTGCCGGACTGTCCTTATCGCCGGGGTTTGTCATTAGGACTCATTGCTGCTCATCTCGTTTGAACCTTCTGGGTTCTGGTGAGTGTTCTACAGGGTAGGAACACATTTTTTCTATGTATATTTATATGATAACCGCTAGTCTGATCTCTATAAACGCCACGGGATTACACCCCACCGGTATCGATACCGATTCACACCCCCCGTTTCGACTGGAGGCTATCGTATCGTATTGACAAGAAATCCCGGGGGAAGCCCGCTATGGATTCGAACAATCCACTCGAAACCAAGGGGTCGAAGAGCTGAATTCCTTCTCACTGGCTGTGTTCGTTTTAGCTCTCGGTTCCGAACACGCAGCCATCGGTCGGCCGGATGTGGTGACCGATTCGATTACACATACGCAAAACGATACGACCATTTCAGGATTCCAACCGATATTTGAGTGTTCGTGTCCCTTCGAACGTCGGACCGTTCCCGTCCCGTTCGAATGCAGCGTTTTCGACGGCTTCTTTGGTTTGTTTGTCGGATGCAGGAACGAGTAGTTCGACGTCCATCTCTTCTTTGTGTGCGAACCGAATCGGTTCATCAAGTAGTCGTTCACAGATCTCTTCCGTTCCTTCCAACTGCGTGATGTGAACGGTGTTACGGCGGGCGTCGAAACTGATGAAGCCCCGAACGGTGTCATCGTCGACGGCGACACGCACCGTTCGGTCGTGAACGAGGTTACGCATCACGTCACGCGGCGCCCCTGTTTGGGCTGCCAGTTCTTCAGCGTCCGCCTCGGTCGCATCCCGAATGTGCATATCCGTTGTAGGGTTCCCTACGAGTATAAAGCCTCATCGGTAGTGACACCGGAACGGCAAGGCTTCGCGTTATACTGCCGTTTATGGCTGCTCAGAAGAGACATACGACAATGAGTTACATGGATCCGTTCGGAGGGGAACGACGATGCGGGTAGTCTCGAAGTTCGGGGGAACCAGCCTTGGCAACGGCAATCGTGTCAATCGGGCTGCTGACTCTATTGCGGCAGTGGTTGAGGACGGTCACGAGATCGCCGTAGTGGCGAGCGCCATGGGTTCGACGACCGATTACCTTCTCGATTCCATCACGTTCGACGCGGACGAATCCGACCGTGCTGAGATCGTCAGTATGGGCGAGCGGACCAGCGTTCGGATGCTCA
The sequence above is drawn from the Halocatena salina genome and encodes:
- the pheS gene encoding phenylalanine--tRNA ligase subunit alpha, whose translation is MKLPRTQVAVLETASATEPRSISAIAVETDENETAITRAAFELADAGLLDVTEETTESVTLTEEGEQYAEYKLPEVRLYRAAIEHGAEETPTSIGELLDPADLDGSAVEIALSNFARKGYGEIENGSVSVDPDQDPDSDAEAAALSAIDSDSDVGISTDVLAALERRELLVREETTTRSVTLTDDGVTALMEGIEVADTVGQLTPELLASGEWQDVDFAEYNVEADTETIHGGRTHVLRRIANRVKRVLVGMGFNEMDGPHVDADFWINDALFMPQDHPARTHWGRFALSDPDRIDDLPDELVDRVRSAHRTGVGEESEGYHSPWDEDFARELALRGHTTSLSMRYLAGEAAGDFEPPQRYFSVEKAYRNDTLDATHLLEFFQIEGLVMAEKLSVRDLMGTFTEFYRQFGITDIRFKPHYNPYTEPSFELFGRHPTTGELIEIGNSGLFRPEVLEPLGVDCDVMAWGLALERLAMLITGAEDIRDLHGTLTDLEFLRTAEVTY
- a CDS encoding Zn-ribbon domain-containing protein — encoded protein: MPHQCTNCGCVFGDGSKEMLSGCPECGGTTFQFRPDDVDDGDAPVAEEPPDPPEGAVGTRVGRATSIVRGLMSSGSSDPPVADEVRSERTDEGRDADVLDSTEPDPSDGPEDSAQATARSEFVSSDSLPPHTPDTPSSESSRSAPASDPPPSNGRVVREPTGEQPDLAELRAELNDQFESIKILEPGQYELNLMELYDREEYIIALQENGHYIIQMPETWLSDDG
- a CDS encoding DUF2073 domain-containing protein → MVDITTEDGVQIDLVSRERMQSLRSMEKIRLILDGVREGNIVILEEGLSPDEESKLIEVTMNEISPDEFTGIEIESYPQQESNPGFFSRLFGRDPPNKLTVIGPANRIETLHKDENLIQALVTQ
- a CDS encoding Cdc6/Cdc18 family protein, which gives rise to MPDTSRDGDSDTIFDEEPVDTDGQNALFDGLPGDEEASRGLFDDLLNSEPIFENKEVLRPSYTPRRLPHREEQINNMATILVTALRGDTPSNILIYGKTGTGKTASAKFVSEELESTSEKYEVPCEVQYINCEVTDTQYRVLAQLANTFIDQNEQYIDQQLSELNDLKARANESVSVLSETEFDSITAIDDRIETLTDDREQFESVPMTGWPTDRVYSTFFEAVEYAERVVVIMLDEIDKLVEKSGDDTLYNLSRMNSELENSRVSIIGISNDLKFTDFLDPRVKSSLGEEEIVFPPYDATQLKDILQHRSEVAFKSGALSDDVIPLCAAFAAQEHGDARRALDLLRTAGELAERDRTDFIEEEHVRQAQEKIELDRVVEVVRTLPTQSKLVLYAIILLERHGVRNINTGEVFNIYKQLCTEIGVDVLTQRRVTDLISELDMLGIVNAVVVSKGRYGRTKEMSLSVPLEDTETILLSDSRLADVEEAQPFVQARFDE
- a CDS encoding S26 family signal peptidase, with product MTNPGDKDSPAGPVGWLKWLWTTENGLIAFLREVAGSILIVLLVGGLLFGISGVWPPMVAIESPSMEPHIQKGDLVFVMDEHRFSGEAAINHNGKSTGVIPYQQAQQTDHKKFGTYGDVIIYKPDGSERQTPIIHRARFWVEEGENWYDKANPDHIGNAENCEELSNCPAEHSGFITKGDNKEKNGQYDQVVGLSEPVKPTWIIGTAVFRIPYLGSIRLLMGMISGHVASAAGMYGGLLGTGMLGGAIVMDHARS